Proteins encoded within one genomic window of Gadus macrocephalus chromosome 16, ASM3116895v1:
- the LOC132473865 gene encoding uncharacterized protein LOC132473865: MAENVDLTFSFKWSKEHTAQFIKLRGENDELFTGVKHSASVAWGTILEKIGLQGNDCKYPGSGEGVGGKPTAATWPWFVLMDEVLGQRHSTNPPVLIASIPEDTPGPSTAVVDLEVEEKDEEESRSRRRSRKRDREDEMFELIKEDMRLNREAEERRAHESRERMDRFFQRPWCLLSVGHPGLVSRVYWICLSPLSTAPNGFAGLTQSTAAM; the protein is encoded by the exons atggcGGAGAATGTGGATTTGActttttcatttaaat GGAGCAAGGAGCATACTGCTCAATTTATCAAACTCAGGGGGGAGAACGACGAGCTCTTCACCGGGGTGAAACATTCGGCGAGTGTGGCTTGGGG GACAATTCTGGAGAAAATAGGCCTGCAGGGGAAT gattgcaagtatccagggtcaggagagggggtaggtgggAAACCCACTGCTGCCACTTGGCCCTGGTTTGTCCTCATGGATGAGGTATTGGGACAGAGgcattccaccaacccccctgtcctaattgcctccatccctgaggacacaccagggccaagtacGGCAGTGGTGGatttggaggtggaggagaaggatgaggaggagagcaggtccaggaggaggtccagaaagagggacagagaggacgaAATGTTCGAATTGATTAAAGAGGACATGAGGCTGaacagggaggcagaggagagaagagcccaTGAGAGCAGGGAGAGAATGGACCGTTTTTTTCAAAGACCCTGGTGTCTCCTGTCAGTGGGACATCCAGGGTTGGTCTCCAGAGTGTACTGGATATGCCTCTCTCCACTGTCCACCGCACCGAATGGGTTTGCAGGGCTGACTCAATCGACGGCTGCCATGTAA